In a genomic window of Sus scrofa isolate TJ Tabasco breed Duroc chromosome 4, Sscrofa11.1, whole genome shotgun sequence:
- the LOC110260476 gene encoding LOW QUALITY PROTEIN: uncharacterized protein LOC110260476 (The sequence of the model RefSeq protein was modified relative to this genomic sequence to represent the inferred CDS: inserted 1 base in 1 codon; substituted 1 base at 1 genomic stop codon), with translation SCDITENQNGERESFSLAAPPCPFGFRSTYSSPQLSPXRDTGRVPLCPHPSQAXAAGLTQHMGSGISKVAILCGGFASDGLGIGSATPQGKNEAGSRGLGKPGRLERKQPFLQL, from the exons AGCTGTGATATCACTGAGAACCaaaatggagaaagggaaagTTTCTCCCTCGCGGCCCCTCCATGCCCTTTCGGTTTTAGGTCAACATACAGCTCCCCACAATTATCGCCCTAGAGAGACACTGGGCGGGTCCCCCTCTGCCCACACCCCAGCCAAG ATGCTGCAGGACTGACACAGCATATGGGTTCTGGGATCTCCAAGGTTGCGATTCTCTGTGGCGGATTTGCATCAGATGGGCTCGGCATTGGCAGTGCAACGCCGCAGGGAAAGAATGAGGCGGGTTCCCGTGGGCTTGGGAAGCCAGGCCGCTTAGAGCGAAAGCAGCCTTTTCTCCAGCTCTGA